TGATCACCTCAAGATTATGCGCAATTGCCTTCCCGACCTCGACCCGGTACGCACTGCTCGTGACATCGAATTACGTGAGCACGGGGTTGATCTGTTGCTTGAGAAGTGGCAACAGGCAGACTATCGCCTGCCTGATGGGACGGCGAGTGTGATCGTTGATGCCCGCTACAATGGGGTGGTAGCCGACCGCTGTGTTGAGTTCTCTGCACTTGATCGGGTGCTGTACAATCTTGTGAACAATGCGACACGCCATAGTGCCGATCAGCGGGTGATGATTGGCATCTTTCCCATTTTAGAGTGCGAGTCGCCATCGTTGCGGCTAGTGGTTGCCAATCGCATTGATCCTGTGCAGCATTCAGCCCTCGTGCAGCGCTTCGGGCAGCAATGGAGTGATCTCTTCCGCGGCGGTTTCACATTTAGCAGCGGTGGTCAGGAAGGTCATGGCTTCGGTCTGGCCATTTGCGCCGAGCTGGTTGCCAATGCCTATGGCCTTAGTAACGGAGCTGCTGCGATCAATGGTGGTTACGTCGGCGCTCGTCCACACGGTGATCTTTTCGTTGCCTGGGCACACTGGCCAATTGCAGCGCCCTAAATCCTTGCAGGAGGGGAAACTACCTGCTATACTGATAGCCAGGTAGTTTCCCTTTCCTGGACAGAAATCTATTCCTCATGGACGAGATCATTGACCTCGAATTCAGTCTGCGGAGCATTGGCAATGCAGGCTACGCGGTGACACTCTCATACGCTGATCCTGACAGTGATGCTGATGTACGCATTGAACGGGGCAATGTTGATCGTCCAATCCAGTTTGATTTCAACCGTCTGCGTGA
This genomic window from Chloroflexus aurantiacus J-10-fl contains:
- a CDS encoding ATP-binding protein, translated to MAGAFPLSDDTVKALAPCNLPFLRRDPFVRSSSSLSISELPPSLQDLVRRLYDTLLRIYSSFVQKRHVDHSHLLHLLGETGWHDLLNELRNISLEQRDSTLSQVIHDVRGGSLQALVLQLQLLELAQHQPVDTERIYLLTRDHLKIMRNCLPDLDPVRTARDIELREHGVDLLLEKWQQADYRLPDGTASVIVDARYNGVVADRCVEFSALDRVLYNLVNNATRHSADQRVMIGIFPILECESPSLRLVVANRIDPVQHSALVQRFGQQWSDLFRGGFTFSSGGQEGHGFGLAICAELVANAYGLSNGAAAINGGYVGARPHGDLFVAWAHWPIAAP